One region of Bacillus pumilus genomic DNA includes:
- the argH gene encoding argininosuccinate lyase → MKKLWGGRFQKTPEKWVDEFGASIHFDKQLVKEDLTGSLAHASMLNTCGILGDDEAAAIKDGLNTLMKKAEANELEFSVDYEDIHLNLEKMLIDEIGPLGGKLHTARSRNDQVATDMHLYLNNQVEHIIELISSFQTVLVEKAEQHVETIFPGYTHLQRAQPISFAHHMLAYFWMLERDKARFQDSLKRINVSPLGCGALAGTTFPIDREYTAELLGFDHIYENSLDGVSDRDFILEFLSNSSLVMMHLSRLCEEIILWCSQEFKFIELDDTYATGSSMMPQKKNPDMAELIRGKTGRVYGNLMGLLTIMKGLPLTYNKDLQEDKEGMFDTVKTIAGSLQIFTGMIQTMTVNEDVMKKATKEDFSNATEVADYLAKKGMPFREAHEIVGKLVYTCIQKGIYLSDLPFETFTEASDLFEEDIYTVLDPYVAVEKRTSAGGTGFKQIQLALEKAKACLA, encoded by the coding sequence ATGAAAAAGCTTTGGGGAGGCCGATTTCAAAAAACACCAGAAAAATGGGTCGATGAGTTTGGCGCGTCCATTCATTTCGACAAACAATTAGTCAAAGAAGATCTGACCGGCTCCCTTGCTCATGCAAGTATGCTGAATACATGCGGTATCCTGGGCGATGACGAGGCCGCTGCCATTAAAGATGGATTGAATACGCTCATGAAAAAGGCAGAGGCAAATGAACTCGAATTCTCAGTGGATTATGAGGACATCCATTTAAACCTTGAAAAAATGCTCATTGATGAGATTGGTCCGCTTGGCGGCAAATTGCATACAGCGAGAAGCCGGAATGATCAGGTTGCCACTGATATGCATTTATATTTGAATAACCAAGTAGAGCATATCATTGAACTGATCTCTTCCTTTCAAACAGTGCTTGTGGAAAAAGCAGAACAGCACGTTGAAACGATTTTTCCAGGTTATACGCACTTACAGCGTGCACAGCCTATTTCCTTTGCACATCATATGCTCGCCTATTTCTGGATGCTAGAGCGTGACAAAGCGCGTTTTCAAGATTCTTTGAAACGAATTAACGTGTCTCCACTTGGATGCGGGGCGCTAGCAGGAACGACATTCCCAATTGATCGTGAATATACAGCGGAGCTGCTTGGTTTTGATCATATTTACGAAAACAGCCTTGATGGCGTAAGTGATCGGGATTTCATTTTAGAGTTCTTGTCTAACAGCAGCCTTGTCATGATGCACCTCTCGCGTCTTTGTGAGGAAATCATTTTATGGTGCTCTCAAGAATTCAAATTCATTGAGCTTGATGACACATATGCAACAGGCAGCAGCATGATGCCGCAAAAGAAAAACCCGGATATGGCAGAATTGATCCGCGGGAAAACAGGCCGTGTGTATGGCAACCTGATGGGGCTTCTCACCATTATGAAAGGCTTGCCGCTTACGTATAACAAAGACCTGCAAGAAGATAAAGAAGGCATGTTTGATACAGTCAAAACCATCGCCGGCAGCCTGCAAATCTTCACAGGCATGATTCAAACAATGACAGTGAACGAAGATGTCATGAAAAAAGCAACGAAAGAAGATTTCTCAAATGCGACTGAAGTGGCAGACTACCTTGCGAAAAAAGGCATGCCATTCCGTGAAGCACACGAAATCGTTGGCAAGCTCGTGTATACATGCATTCAAAAAGGCATCTACTTAAGTGATCTTCCGTTTGAGACATTTACAGAAGCGAGCGATCTTTTTGAAGAAGACATTTACACCGTTCTTGATCCTTATGTTGCTGTTGAAAAAAGAACAAGCGCAGGTGGAACTGGATTTAAACAAATTCAGCTCGCTTTAGAAAAAGCAAAAGCCTGCCTAGCATAA
- a CDS encoding DHH family phosphoesterase: MKKELIRTISLYDTIIIHRHVRPDPDAYGSQCGLTEILRATYPEKNIYATGTPEPSLSFLYELDEVPDDVYKDALVIVCDTANQARIDDQRYSMGDKLMKIDHHPNEDPYGDLLWVDTEASSVSEMIYELYLEGKEEGYQLNTKAAELIYAGIVGDTGRFLFPNTTKKTLKYAGELIEYPFSSSDLFNQLYETDLNVVKLNGYIFQHISLSENGVASVFIKQDILESFQTTAQQASQLVGTLGNIAGIKAWVFFVEENDQIRVRFRSKGVVINTIAKKYHGGGHPLAAGASIYDWAVADEILRDLEEVCKSSS; this comes from the coding sequence ATGAAAAAAGAACTGATTAGAACCATATCATTATATGACACCATCATCATTCATAGACATGTAAGACCAGATCCTGATGCCTATGGATCGCAGTGCGGCCTTACGGAAATCTTGCGTGCCACCTATCCAGAAAAAAATATTTATGCGACAGGAACCCCGGAGCCATCCCTTTCATTTTTATATGAACTTGATGAAGTGCCGGATGACGTGTACAAAGATGCCCTTGTCATTGTCTGCGATACAGCCAATCAAGCAAGAATTGACGATCAGCGCTATTCAATGGGCGATAAGCTGATGAAAATTGACCATCATCCAAATGAAGATCCTTATGGTGATTTGCTTTGGGTGGATACAGAGGCAAGCTCTGTGAGCGAAATGATTTATGAATTGTATTTAGAGGGGAAAGAAGAAGGATATCAGCTGAATACAAAGGCGGCAGAACTCATTTATGCCGGCATTGTAGGAGACACAGGCCGCTTCCTTTTCCCAAACACGACGAAAAAGACGCTCAAATATGCTGGAGAACTGATTGAATATCCATTTTCATCTTCAGACCTTTTCAATCAATTGTATGAGACGGATCTCAATGTCGTGAAATTAAATGGCTATATTTTTCAACATATTTCTTTGTCAGAGAATGGGGTCGCTTCTGTTTTCATTAAGCAGGATATTTTGGAATCGTTCCAAACGACAGCGCAGCAAGCCTCACAGCTTGTTGGAACACTTGGAAATATTGCAGGGATTAAGGCATGGGTCTTTTTTGTGGAAGAAAACGATCAGATTCGTGTTAGATTCCGTTCGAAAGGCGTCGTCATTAATACCATTGCGAAAAAATATCATGGCGGCGGCCACCCGCTTGCAGCTGGTGCGTCTATTTATGATTGGGCCGTGGCAGATGAGATTTTGCGTGATTTAGAAGAAGTATGTAAATCATCATCATGA
- the ytfJ gene encoding GerW family sporulation protein, protein MADHPIQGLMKTAMENLKEMIDVNTIIGDPVETPDGSVILTVSKVGFGFAAGGSEFNGNQKKEKRSDDQERKEPRLPFGGGSGGGVSITPIAFLIVGTNGVRMLHLDEHTHLLDKILDSAPQAIERLQHMFKKDERENRHKERKLDDIDL, encoded by the coding sequence ATGGCAGATCATCCAATCCAAGGTCTTATGAAGACAGCGATGGAAAACTTAAAAGAAATGATAGATGTGAATACGATCATCGGCGATCCAGTCGAAACCCCTGACGGCAGTGTCATCCTTACTGTGTCGAAGGTTGGTTTTGGATTTGCAGCCGGCGGCAGTGAATTTAACGGGAACCAAAAGAAAGAAAAACGTTCTGATGATCAAGAACGAAAAGAACCGAGACTCCCATTTGGCGGAGGAAGCGGCGGAGGTGTGTCTATTACACCAATTGCCTTCTTAATTGTCGGAACAAACGGCGTTCGAATGCTTCATTTGGATGAACATACACATCTGCTTGATAAAATATTGGATTCTGCTCCTCAAGCAATTGAACGTCTTCAGCACATGTTTAAGAAGGATGAACGGGAGAACCGTCATAAAGAACGAAAACTAGATGACATAGACCTTTAA
- a CDS encoding acetate kinase gives MSKIIAINAGSSSLKFQLFDMPEETVLTKGLVERIGMDNSIFTISVDGEKKTEVTDIPDHAVAVKMLLEKLIEFNIIKDFNEIDGVGHRVVHGGEKFSDSVLLTDEVINDIDQLSELAPLHNPANVVGIKAFKQILPDVPAIAVFDTAFHQTMPEQSYLYSLPYDYYKNFGIRKYGFHGTSHKFVTERASELLGRPLEELRLISCHLGNGASIAAVEGGRSIDTSMGFTPLAGVAMGTRSGNIDPALIPFIMEKTGHTAEEVLSTLNKKSGLLGVSGLSSDLRDIEEATEEGNDRAEVALDIFASRIHKYIGSYAARMNGVDAIIFTAGIGENSSEVRARVLRGLEFMGVYWDPSLNNMRGEEAFISYPHSPVKVIVIPTNEEVMIARDVMRLA, from the coding sequence ATGTCTAAAATTATTGCAATCAACGCAGGAAGCTCATCTCTTAAATTCCAATTGTTCGACATGCCAGAAGAAACCGTTTTAACAAAAGGTCTTGTTGAAAGAATCGGAATGGACAACAGTATCTTCACGATTTCTGTAGATGGAGAAAAGAAAACAGAAGTCACAGATATTCCAGATCATGCAGTAGCGGTTAAAATGCTACTTGAAAAACTAATTGAATTTAACATCATCAAAGACTTTAATGAAATTGATGGCGTAGGACACCGTGTTGTTCACGGTGGAGAGAAATTCAGCGACTCTGTTCTTTTAACTGATGAAGTCATCAATGACATTGATCAGCTTTCAGAGCTAGCACCACTGCACAACCCTGCAAACGTTGTAGGAATCAAAGCATTCAAACAAATTCTGCCTGACGTACCAGCGATTGCTGTGTTCGATACAGCTTTCCACCAAACAATGCCAGAGCAGTCTTACCTATACAGCCTTCCGTACGACTACTACAAAAACTTTGGTATTCGTAAATACGGATTCCACGGGACAAGCCATAAGTTCGTAACAGAGCGTGCATCAGAGCTATTAGGCCGTCCTCTTGAAGAGCTTCGTCTGATCTCTTGTCACCTTGGAAATGGTGCGAGTATCGCAGCAGTTGAAGGCGGAAGATCAATCGATACTTCAATGGGCTTCACGCCGCTTGCGGGTGTTGCAATGGGAACACGTTCAGGTAACATTGACCCTGCCCTTATTCCATTTATTATGGAGAAAACAGGACATACAGCTGAAGAAGTACTTTCAACTTTGAATAAGAAGAGTGGTCTTTTAGGTGTGTCTGGTCTATCAAGTGACCTTCGTGATATTGAAGAAGCAACAGAAGAAGGAAACGACCGTGCAGAAGTAGCTCTTGATATTTTTGCAAGCCGTATTCATAAATATATCGGTTCTTATGCAGCGAGAATGAATGGCGTAGATGCGATCATCTTCACAGCTGGAATCGGTGAAAACAGTTCAGAAGTAAGAGCACGTGTCCTTCGTGGTCTAGAATTCATGGGCGTTTACTGGGATCCTTCTCTTAACAACATGAGAGGCGAAGAAGCATTCATCAGCTACCCGCACTCTCCTGTAAAAGTGATCGTTATTCCAACGAACGAAGAAGTCATGATTGCAAGAGACGTTATGCGCTTAGCGTAA
- a CDS encoding argininosuccinate synthase — translation MSQNKKVVLAYSGGLDTSVAVKWLQEQGYEVVACCLDVGEGKDLAFVQQKALQVGAVQSYMIDAKEEFAEEFALTALQAHTMYEGKYPLVSALSRPLIAKKLVEVAEKENAVAVAHGCTGKGNDQVRFEVSIKALNPDLEVLAPVREWKWSRDEEIDYAQKHGIPIPINLDSPYSIDQNLWGRSNECGILEDPWAAPPEGAYDLTTPLEKTPDTPEIIEITFEKGKPTAIDGIQYSLSDLILHLNEVAGQHGVGRIDHVENRLVGIKSREVYECPGAVTLLKAHKELEDLTLVKEVAHFKPIVEQKMAELIYNGLWFSPLKGALDAFLQETQQNVTGVVRVKLFKGHAIVEGRKSPYSLYDENLATYTKADEFDHDAAVGFINLWGLPTKVNSIVNKKEQVKA, via the coding sequence ATGTCACAAAATAAAAAAGTCGTATTAGCATATTCCGGAGGTCTTGATACCTCTGTTGCAGTTAAATGGTTACAAGAGCAAGGATACGAAGTCGTCGCTTGCTGCCTAGACGTAGGTGAAGGAAAAGACTTAGCATTCGTTCAACAAAAAGCACTTCAAGTCGGAGCGGTTCAGTCTTACATGATTGACGCAAAAGAAGAATTCGCAGAGGAATTTGCACTAACTGCCTTACAAGCACACACGATGTATGAAGGGAAATATCCGCTTGTATCTGCATTATCTCGTCCACTTATTGCAAAAAAACTAGTGGAAGTCGCAGAGAAAGAAAATGCAGTAGCGGTTGCGCACGGATGTACTGGAAAAGGAAACGACCAAGTCCGTTTTGAAGTATCCATTAAAGCGTTGAATCCAGACCTAGAAGTTCTTGCACCAGTGCGTGAGTGGAAATGGTCTCGTGATGAAGAAATCGATTATGCACAAAAACATGGTATTCCAATTCCGATTAACTTAGACAGCCCATATTCAATCGACCAAAACCTTTGGGGCAGAAGTAACGAGTGCGGCATTTTAGAAGATCCTTGGGCTGCACCGCCAGAAGGCGCGTATGATTTAACGACGCCACTTGAAAAAACACCTGACACACCTGAAATCATTGAAATCACGTTTGAAAAAGGAAAACCAACAGCTATTGATGGTATTCAGTATTCCTTATCAGATCTTATTCTTCATTTAAATGAAGTCGCTGGTCAGCATGGGGTTGGCAGAATCGACCACGTTGAAAACCGTCTTGTAGGCATTAAATCTCGTGAAGTGTACGAATGCCCAGGTGCTGTCACACTTCTAAAAGCACATAAAGAGCTTGAAGACTTAACGCTAGTGAAGGAAGTCGCACACTTTAAGCCAATCGTTGAACAAAAAATGGCTGAATTAATATACAACGGATTATGGTTCTCACCTCTTAAAGGAGCACTAGATGCTTTCTTACAAGAAACACAACAGAACGTAACAGGTGTTGTACGTGTAAAACTATTTAAAGGCCATGCCATTGTTGAAGGACGTAAATCACCATATTCACTTTATGATGAAAATTTAGCAACTTACACAAAAGCAGATGAATTCGATCATGATGCAGCGGTAGGATTTATTAACCTTTGGGGCTTACCAACAAAAGTGAACAGCATCGTGAATAAAAAGGAGCAGGTTAAAGCATGA
- a CDS encoding SDR family oxidoreductase has product MRHALITAGSKGLGRKVTESLLNMGYSVTVNYRSDDEAVRQMKEELQQYEEKIQFVQGDVTNKEDLKNMVELAAERFGRIDALINNAGPYIFERKKLADYSEDEWYQMMEGNLSAVFHLFRMVIPMMRKQGFGRIVTYGFQGADHAPGWMHRSAFGAAKVGLASLTKTIAIEEAENGITANMVCPGKIVGDMKESTIEEARQMKDDETPIGRSGTGEDIGRIISFLCDDRSDLITGTVIEATGGLNVIHRH; this is encoded by the coding sequence GTGCGACACGCATTAATAACAGCGGGTTCTAAGGGACTTGGCAGGAAAGTCACCGAGTCTTTACTGAATATGGGGTATTCTGTGACAGTCAATTATCGAAGTGATGATGAAGCTGTGCGCCAGATGAAAGAAGAATTGCAGCAATATGAAGAGAAGATTCAATTTGTCCAAGGCGATGTGACAAACAAAGAAGATTTAAAAAATATGGTCGAGCTGGCAGCCGAGCGATTTGGGCGGATCGATGCCTTGATTAACAATGCCGGACCTTATATTTTCGAACGAAAAAAACTAGCGGATTATTCCGAAGATGAATGGTATCAAATGATGGAAGGCAACCTATCTGCTGTGTTCCATTTGTTCCGTATGGTCATCCCAATGATGAGAAAGCAAGGCTTCGGCCGAATTGTCACATATGGCTTTCAAGGCGCAGACCATGCGCCGGGATGGATGCACAGATCAGCCTTCGGAGCAGCAAAAGTGGGGCTGGCGTCACTGACGAAAACCATTGCGATTGAAGAAGCCGAAAATGGCATCACAGCCAATATGGTTTGTCCAGGCAAAATCGTTGGTGACATGAAAGAATCGACAATAGAAGAAGCGCGCCAGATGAAAGACGATGAAACGCCGATTGGCAGGTCTGGTACTGGAGAAGATATCGGGCGCATCATTTCCTTTTTATGCGATGACCGCTCTGATCTGATTACAGGAACCGTTATTGAAGCAACAGGTGGTCTTAACGTCATTCACAGACATTAA
- a CDS encoding CBS domain-containing protein, with translation MATKHEQILSYIDSLEVGEKISVRRIAKEMKVSEGTAYRAIKDAENKGFVSTIERVGTIRIEQKKKENIEKLTYAEVVNVIDGQVLGGRAGLHKTLNKFVIGAMELDAMMRYTAAGNLLIVGNRINAHRQALEAGAAVLVTGGFSTDDEIIQLADELELPILSTSYDTFTVAALINRAIYDQLIKKEIVLVEDILTPIERTVYLSPEDKLEKWYEKNYETGHGRFPVADDQMKIHGILTSKDIAGHDRSTPIEKVMTKNPLTVIGKTSVASAAQMMVWEGIEVLPVVDDYAKLIGMISRQDVLKALQMIQKQPQVGEKLDDVVSRGFKETDTEKPKADAVYQYEVTPQMTNQLGNISYGVFTQILIESANRFLKSHKKGELIVESLSVYFLKPVQMESTIQIKPNILEVGRKFGKLEVEVYHQSNIVGKAMLMVQLMERG, from the coding sequence TTGGCGACAAAGCATGAACAAATTTTATCGTATATTGATTCATTAGAAGTCGGAGAGAAAATTTCTGTCCGGCGTATTGCGAAAGAAATGAAAGTGAGTGAAGGGACCGCTTACCGGGCCATCAAGGATGCTGAAAATAAAGGATTCGTCAGTACCATTGAACGAGTTGGTACCATTCGAATTGAACAGAAGAAAAAAGAAAATATTGAAAAACTGACATATGCAGAAGTGGTCAATGTGATTGACGGACAGGTGCTTGGAGGACGAGCGGGCTTACATAAAACATTAAACAAATTTGTCATCGGAGCGATGGAGCTTGATGCGATGATGCGCTATACGGCAGCTGGAAACCTGCTAATTGTCGGAAACCGGATCAATGCCCACAGACAAGCATTAGAGGCAGGAGCAGCTGTGCTGGTCACGGGCGGCTTCTCAACAGATGATGAAATCATTCAGCTCGCAGATGAGCTTGAGCTGCCGATCTTATCGACAAGCTACGATACATTTACCGTAGCAGCTCTCATTAACCGGGCCATTTATGACCAACTCATAAAAAAAGAGATTGTGCTTGTGGAAGATATTTTAACGCCGATAGAACGAACAGTGTATTTATCACCAGAGGATAAGCTTGAAAAATGGTATGAAAAGAACTATGAAACTGGCCACGGACGCTTTCCGGTCGCAGACGACCAAATGAAAATTCACGGCATTCTCACCTCAAAGGATATCGCGGGGCATGACCGCTCCACACCGATTGAAAAGGTCATGACGAAAAACCCACTGACAGTCATTGGCAAAACCTCTGTCGCTTCTGCTGCTCAAATGATGGTATGGGAAGGCATTGAGGTGCTGCCTGTTGTAGATGATTATGCGAAACTGATTGGAATGATCAGTCGTCAGGACGTGCTGAAGGCGCTTCAAATGATTCAAAAGCAGCCGCAGGTCGGAGAAAAACTGGATGATGTTGTCTCAAGAGGGTTTAAAGAGACCGATACAGAAAAACCAAAGGCAGATGCCGTGTATCAATATGAGGTCACACCACAAATGACAAACCAGCTCGGAAACATTTCATATGGCGTGTTCACGCAAATTTTAATTGAATCCGCCAACCGCTTCTTAAAGTCTCATAAAAAAGGGGAGCTGATTGTCGAAAGTCTCTCTGTCTACTTCTTAAAACCGGTTCAAATGGAATCCACGATACAGATCAAGCCAAATATTTTAGAAGTAGGACGCAAGTTTGGAAAGCTGGAAGTGGAAGTTTATCATCAATCGAATATCGTCGGTAAAGCCATGCTGATGGTGCAGCTCATGGAGAGAGGATAA
- the tpx gene encoding thiol peroxidase — translation MASITFKGSSVTLVGNEVKVGEQAPDFTVLTNSLGEVSLSDLTGKVTIISVIPSIDTGVCDAQTRRFNEEAAGLGPVNIYTISADLPFAQARWCGANGIENVETLSDHRDMSFGEAFGVYMKELRLLARAVFVLDPNGKVVYTEYVSEATNHPNYEKAIEAAKSLL, via the coding sequence TTGGCATCGATCACATTTAAAGGGAGTTCTGTCACGCTTGTAGGAAATGAAGTAAAAGTAGGCGAGCAGGCTCCGGATTTCACGGTATTAACGAACTCACTAGGGGAAGTTTCACTTTCTGATTTAACAGGAAAAGTGACGATCATCTCAGTGATTCCTTCTATTGATACAGGTGTGTGTGACGCACAAACAAGACGTTTCAATGAAGAGGCAGCCGGTTTAGGTCCGGTCAATATCTATACAATTAGTGCAGACCTTCCATTTGCACAAGCACGCTGGTGCGGAGCAAACGGAATTGAAAATGTCGAAACATTATCTGATCACAGAGATATGTCGTTTGGTGAAGCATTCGGTGTGTATATGAAAGAATTGCGTTTATTGGCGCGTGCAGTTTTCGTATTAGACCCTAATGGGAAAGTGGTTTACACTGAATACGTAAGCGAAGCAACGAATCACCCAAATTATGAAAAAGCCATTGAAGCTGCAAAATCACTGTTATAA
- a CDS encoding class I SAM-dependent methyltransferase, with protein MQKDQVSTIFELLDTASIRLKKDQSISYIEALAEAGEAFFQANDRDGLLKDLIEKADFASYDHEQIRKAFQLAVLKGQKDISHPNRQMTPDTIGLFVSYLVNKFLEGQKELVVFDPAAGTGNLLLAVLNNLTAETKRGFASEIDDVLIKIAWAQANLEEKEVELFHQDSLEPLLISPVDVTVCSLPVGYYPNDERAADYELKAKEGHAFAHYLFIEQSLRYTKEGGFLFFIIPNDLFEGKESVQLKDFIKDHAYMNALIQLPVSMFKDKKHAKSLFVMQKKKEGLEAPKRMLFANLPSFSQKESMLGVMRKLDQWFIEEKETKE; from the coding sequence TTGCAGAAAGATCAAGTAAGTACGATTTTCGAGCTGCTCGATACAGCTTCTATTCGATTAAAAAAGGACCAAAGCATTTCCTATATTGAGGCATTAGCTGAAGCAGGAGAAGCCTTTTTCCAAGCAAATGATCGAGACGGTTTACTAAAGGATTTAATAGAGAAAGCAGATTTTGCCTCTTATGATCATGAGCAGATTCGTAAAGCGTTTCAGCTCGCCGTATTGAAAGGACAAAAGGATATTTCCCATCCAAATCGTCAGATGACACCAGATACGATCGGGCTGTTTGTCAGCTACTTGGTGAATAAATTTTTAGAAGGACAAAAAGAGCTAGTTGTCTTTGATCCAGCAGCAGGAACAGGGAACTTACTGCTTGCTGTCTTAAATAATCTGACTGCAGAAACAAAGCGCGGCTTTGCGTCTGAAATTGATGATGTCCTCATTAAAATTGCATGGGCACAGGCGAACTTGGAAGAGAAGGAAGTCGAGCTTTTCCATCAAGACAGTCTTGAGCCGCTTTTGATCTCTCCAGTAGATGTCACTGTATGCAGTCTGCCAGTTGGTTATTATCCAAATGATGAGCGTGCAGCAGACTATGAATTAAAGGCAAAAGAAGGACATGCCTTTGCGCATTATTTATTTATTGAACAAAGCCTTCGTTATACAAAAGAAGGCGGCTTCTTGTTCTTCATCATTCCAAACGATTTGTTTGAAGGAAAAGAAAGCGTGCAATTAAAGGACTTTATCAAAGATCATGCATATATGAATGCATTAATTCAGCTGCCGGTCTCCATGTTCAAGGACAAAAAGCACGCCAAAAGCTTGTTTGTGATGCAAAAGAAAAAGGAAGGGCTCGAAGCACCAAAACGGATGCTGTTTGCCAATCTACCGTCTTTCTCACAAAAAGAATCAATGTTGGGTGTAATGAGAAAATTAGACCAATGGTTTATAGAAGAAAAAGAAACGAAAGAATAG
- a CDS encoding molybdenum cofactor biosynthesis protein B produces the protein MGVTEHKREAKARLYVKVITVSDTRTKETDKSGRLMIDLLKEQGHLILAYDIVKDDIGAIQDAVLEGTSEPKIDAVLLNGGTGIAARDVTIEAITPLFSKELPGFGEIFRMLSYTEDIGSAAMLSRAAAGVVNQKAVFATPGSTGAVRLAMTKLIIPELPHVLRELEKDQK, from the coding sequence ATGGGCGTGACAGAACATAAACGTGAGGCGAAAGCGAGGCTTTATGTGAAAGTCATTACGGTCAGTGATACAAGAACGAAAGAAACAGATAAAAGCGGCCGTCTGATGATTGATTTGCTTAAAGAACAGGGACATCTCATTCTTGCATATGATATTGTAAAAGATGACATTGGAGCGATCCAAGACGCTGTGCTAGAGGGAACAAGCGAACCAAAAATAGATGCCGTCTTGTTAAACGGAGGCACAGGAATTGCCGCAAGGGATGTCACCATTGAAGCGATCACCCCGCTTTTCTCCAAGGAGCTGCCTGGCTTTGGCGAAATTTTCCGCATGCTAAGCTATACAGAAGACATCGGTTCAGCCGCTATGTTGTCCCGGGCAGCGGCAGGGGTCGTCAATCAAAAAGCCGTCTTTGCCACACCAGGCTCTACTGGAGCTGTTCGTTTAGCCATGACAAAACTCATCATTCCAGAGCTTCCTCACGTCTTACGAGAGCTTGAAAAGGATCAAAAATAG
- a CDS encoding metal-dependent hydrolase → MKATYHGHSVVHIETNGYHIWIDPFLNGNKHTDIKPQDVKADVILLTHGHGDHIGDTIEIAKNNDALVIAPFELATYLSWQGVKTHPLSIGGGREFEFGKVKLTQAFHGSAIIDEDAKTIMYTGMPSGILFTAEGKTIYHAGDTALFSDMKLIGELNHIELAFLPIGDNFTMGPDDARIAAEWLRAKQVVPIHYSTFPPIEQDPHAFADSLHGGVGHVLNSGESIEI, encoded by the coding sequence ATGAAAGCTACATATCACGGACATTCAGTCGTACACATTGAAACAAACGGATACCATATTTGGATTGATCCATTTTTAAATGGAAATAAGCACACAGATATCAAACCGCAAGATGTCAAAGCGGATGTCATTTTGCTCACGCACGGGCATGGAGATCACATCGGTGACACCATTGAAATCGCCAAAAACAATGATGCGCTCGTTATTGCGCCATTCGAGCTTGCCACTTATTTAAGCTGGCAAGGGGTGAAAACGCACCCGCTTTCGATTGGGGGCGGACGTGAGTTTGAATTTGGTAAAGTGAAGCTCACTCAAGCGTTCCATGGTTCTGCTATCATTGATGAAGATGCAAAAACGATTATGTATACAGGCATGCCATCAGGTATTTTATTTACTGCAGAGGGCAAAACGATTTATCATGCCGGAGACACTGCACTCTTTTCAGATATGAAGCTGATCGGTGAGCTGAATCATATTGAGCTTGCATTCCTTCCGATCGGTGATAACTTCACGATGGGACCGGACGATGCAAGAATCGCAGCCGAATGGCTTCGGGCGAAGCAAGTCGTGCCAATTCACTACAGCACATTCCCGCCGATTGAGCAGGACCCACATGCATTTGCAGACAGCCTGCATGGCGGCGTCGGTCATGTGTTAAACAGCGGAGAATCGATAGAGATTTAA
- a CDS encoding YtpI family protein: MLVLIVFIICSAMFYLYYKAKNVRTNRPVEKKFWSAKSSMALGCFVLLFGVNQLFLNRSSLAFVIGFIFVAVGIGSTWAGYKAYKHYLPLFLKEGEKDHA, encoded by the coding sequence ATGCTTGTTTTGATTGTGTTTATTATTTGTTCTGCCATGTTTTATTTATACTACAAAGCAAAGAATGTACGTACGAACCGCCCAGTCGAAAAGAAATTCTGGTCGGCGAAATCCAGTATGGCACTTGGCTGCTTTGTCCTGCTCTTCGGTGTGAATCAATTATTTTTAAACCGCTCGTCACTCGCATTTGTCATTGGATTTATTTTTGTTGCTGTCGGTATCGGCAGTACGTGGGCTGGATATAAAGCCTACAAGCATTACCTTCCGCTCTTTTTAAAGGAAGGCGAAAAAGATCACGCATAA